Proteins from one Setaria italica strain Yugu1 chromosome V, Setaria_italica_v2.0, whole genome shotgun sequence genomic window:
- the LOC101764078 gene encoding sulfoquinovosyl transferase SQD2, translated as MAIGGKEIKEDLEEAPPLLLDEAARPRRVALFVEPSPFAYISGYKNRFQNFIKHLREMGDEVIVVTNHEGVPEEFHGAKVIGSWSFPCPMYGKVPLSLALSPRIISEVAKFKPDIIHASSPGIMVFGALAIAKLLSVPLVMSYHTHVPVYIPRYTFSWLVEPMWQVIRFLHRAADLTLVPSAAISKDFETAHVISANRIRLWNKGVDSASFHPRFRSHEMRVRLSDGEPEKPLIIHVGRFGREKNLDFLKIVMDRLPGVRIAFIGDGPYRTELEKMFEGMPAVFTGMMQGEELSQAYASGDVFVMPSESETLGQVVLESMSSGVPVVAARAGGIPDIIPEDQEGKTSFLFTPGDLDDCVGKVQLLLTNREFRDNMGRTARAEMEKCDWRAASKTIRNEFYNAAIWYWRKKRAELVQPLQWLAQMFLPAPEVRSITKC; from the exons atGGCGATTGGCGGGAAGGAGATCAAGGAGGACCTGGAGGAGGCCCCGCCTCTGCTCCTCGATgaggccgcgcgcccgcgccgcgtcgCGCTCTTCGTCGAGCCGTCGCCGTTCGC CTATATCTCTGGGTATAAGAACCGGTTCCAGAACTTCATCAAACACTTGCGTGAAATGGGGGATGAG GTCATTGTTGTGACCAATCATGAAGGAGTTCCTGAAGAATTTCATGGCGCCAAGGTTATTGGCTCATGGAG CTTCCCATGTCCCATGTATGGAAAAGTTCCGCTTTCTCTGGCACTCAGTCCTAGGATCATTTCAGAGGTTGCAAAGTTCAAACCTGACATTATTCATGCATCTTCACCTGGAATTATG GTTTTTGGGGCTCTAGCTATTGCCAAGCTGCTTAGCGTGCCCCTAGTCATGTCCTACCACACACATGTCCCAGT ATACATACCGAGATATACATTTAGCTGGCTTGTAGAGCCAATGTGGCAAGTCATAA GGTTCCTTCACAGAGCTGCTGATTTAACCTTGGTGCCATCTGCTGCTATCAGCAAGGATTTTGAAACCGCCCATGTTATATCAG CTAACAGAATACGCCTTTGGAACAAAGGTGTTGATTCTGCTAGTTTCCATCCCAGGTTTCGCAGTCATGAGATGCGAGTTAGGCTCAG TGATGGTGAACCTGAAAAACCATTGATAATTCACGTCGGACGTTTTGGGCGTgagaaaaatttagattttctGAAGAT TGTAATGGACAGGTTGCCTGGAGTCAGAATTGCATTTATCGGAGATGGACCATACAG GACGGAGCTAGAGAAGATGTTTGAGGGAATGCCCGCAGTGTTCACCGGAATGATGCAAGGTGAAGAGCTCTCTCAGGCATACGCCAGCGGcgacgtcttcgtcatgccATCAGAGTCTGAAACGCTCGGCCAGGTGGTCCTTGAGTCCATGTCATCCGGAGTCCCCGTCGTCGCAGCCCGCGCCGGCGGGATCCCCGACATTATCCCAGAGGACCAGGAGGGCAAGACCAGCTTCCTCTTCACCCCGGGCGACCTGGACGACTGCGTGGGCAAGGTCCAGCTGCTGCTGACGAACAGGGAGTTCAGGGACAACATGGGGCGGACGGCGAGGGCCGAGATGGAGAAGTGCGACTGGCGGGCGGCGTCGAAGACGATCCGCAATGAGTTCTACAACGCCGCCATCTGGTACTGGAGGAAGAAGCGCGCGGAGCTGGTGCAGCCACTGCAGTGGCTGGCGCAGATGTTCCTGCCGGCGCCGGAGGTCCGCAGCATCACGAAGTGCTGA
- the LOC101780842 gene encoding transcription factor bHLH14 — protein MDELACPASSGVPPFPVSFSAVSHDQHPPALEFMSCDEILEQWLLGKQDEEEPRDGRRAIQPPPPAPFVERSRPGAWKPGPRTCAPAMSHVEAERQRRDRLNRRFCDLRAAVPRVSRMDRASLLSDAVAYIAELRGRVEQLEKEASRRASLGHCSLPGAPEQEDMALEAWMIGPEAAALRLRTAAERHAPALLMAALRALDLPVHHVCVCRVGGVTVQDVVVDVPSAGLRREGQLRAALHGLLLQESG, from the coding sequence ATGGATGAGCTCGCCTGCCCGGCGTCCTCCGGCGTCCCTCCTTTCCCGGTATCCTTCTCCGCCGTCAGCCATGACCAGCACCCACCAGCGCTCGAGTTCATGTCATGTGATGAAATCCTGGAGCAGTGGTTGCTGGGCAAGCAAGACGAGGAGGAGCCCCGGGATGGTCGTCGTGCcatccagccgccgccgccggcaccattCGTGGAGAGGAGCCGGCCGGGGGCATGGAAGCCCGGCCCTCGAACCTGTGCCCCCGCCATGAGCCACGTGGAGgccgagcggcagcggcgggacaGGCTCAACCGCCGGTTCTGCGACCTCCGGGCCGCCGTGCCCAGGGTGTCCCGGATGGACAGGGCGTCCCTCCTCTCCGACGCCGTCGCCTACATCGCCGAGCTGCGTGGCCGCGTTGAGCAGCTCGAGAAGGAGGCCTCCAGGCGTGCCTCCCTCGGCCATTGCTCTTTGCCTGGCGCGCCCGAGCAGGAGGACATGGCATTGGAGGCGTGGATGAtcgggccggaggcggcggcgctgcgcctGAGGACGGCCGCCGAGCGCCACGCCCCCGCGCTCCTCATGGCCGCGCTCCGCGCGCTGGACCTGCCGGTGCACCACGTCTGCGTGTGCCGCGTGGGCGGCGTCACCGTGCAGGACGTCGTCGTGGACGTGCCGTCGGCCGGGCTGCGGCGAGAGGGCCAGCTTCGCGCGGCGCTTCACGGATTGTTACTGCAGGAGAGCGGCTAG
- the LOC101764484 gene encoding transcription factor DIVARICATA, with amino-acid sequence MMREAYMEVLPPMDHIGSRNGWYHPAVRTWTPQENKLFERALAGVDLRCPDWEQVARAIPGRTVREVVHHFKSLEVDVQQIESGMVPIPFYGGGGGGSFTLQWDGNGGGGPGDFRHAYRFGGGCGKRHPGRTPEQERKKGVPWTEEEHKLFLLGLKKYGKGDWRNISRNFVQTRTPTQVASHAQKYFIRLNSGGKDKRRSSIHDITTVNLTDDQPPSPSQSSLITNQSNASAPATAVGQFSLSADTKQHGAANLPFNSPSRTPGMPTYGMGLQDQGLQCGPLHDQLVGNQSMLF; translated from the exons ATGATGCGCGAGGCGTATATGGAGGTGCTGCCACCGATGGATCACATAGGCTCGCGGAACGGCTGGTATCATCCGGCCGTGCGCACCTGGACGCCGCAGGAGAACAAGCTGTTCGAGCGGGCGCTCGCCGGCGTCGACCTCCGCTGTCCGGACTGGGAGCAAGTGGCGCGGGCCATCCCCGGCAGAACGGTCCGCGAGGTCGTCCACCACTTCAAGAGCCTCGAGGTCGACGTCCAGCAGATCGAGAGCGGCATGGTGCCCATCCCgttctacggcggcggcggcggcggctcgttcACCCTGCAGTGGgacggcaatggcggcggcggcccagggGACTTCAGGCACGCGTACCGGTTCGGCGGAGGCTGCGGGAAGCGGCACCCCGGCCGCACGCCGGagcaggagaggaagaagggcgTGCCATGGACCGAGGAGGAGCACAA GTTGTTTCTCTTAGGCCTGAAGAAGTATGGCAAAGGGGATTGGAGGAACATATCCCGCAACTTCGTTCAGACGAGGACGCCTACTCAAGTGGCCAGTCATGCGCAGAAGTACTTCATCAGGCTCAACTCCGGAGGCAAGGATAAGAGAAGATCAAGCATCCACGACATCACCACAGTTAACCTGACGGATGACCAGCCTCCGTCGCCATCACAGTCCTCTCTGATCACCAACCAGTCCAACGCATCAGCTCCGGCCACAGCAGTAGGCCAATTCTCATTGTCAGCAGACACCAAGCAACATGGCGCTGCGAATTTGCCGTTCAATTCACCAAGCCGGACTCCTGGAATGCCAACTTATGGGATGGGTTTGCAAGATCAAGGTCTGCAGTGTGGCCCTCTACATGATCAGCTGgttggcaaccaaagcatgctgttttag